DNA from Nymphaea colorata isolate Beijing-Zhang1983 chromosome 4, ASM883128v2, whole genome shotgun sequence:
AACTGAGAGGTGTGTAAGTTAAGATCTTGCCAATTTAGATCTGTGAAACTATGTCCTTAATCTACTGCGAATTGGAAACAATATAAAAGCaaattacatgaaaaaaatgacataacAGCTGCTGAGCTATTCAATTAGGCCCGTCTTACTAATTTGATTAGGCCACCCAAGCCTTGTCATataagaggttaacaacccaccaccaaaaaaaaaaaaaaaggctgaagGCTCCCTATAGGGGTGAACACAAGCTgggtcgagcccgagttcagtcaccTCGAGCTCAGGAATAACTCaatggaagcagctcgagctcgactcagtagttacgtgttgagcttgagctcgactcgataaaTTGTTTGAATAGAAGTGATATttatcgttacgtgttgagctgaGCACGAACTTGattcaattaaggctcgacctactcgtttgaataaaattgatattcattattagctgttgagctcgagctcgactcgattaaggcttgacaaactcataaactcgtttgaatatatcgacttgattaaggctcgacaaactcgattaaggctcaagcttgactcggtagttatgtgttgagctcgaactcaattcgattatttgaacgagtcgactcataaactcaagctcgactcgttaagtaAATGACTTGgttcgaactcgttcacgagccgagctttaacgagtcgagctcttGCTCGCCCCTAACTCCCCATTTCTCGTTCTTGAGGTCTTGGCTTGCTTCGGTACTGAGTGCCATATGGTAGACCCATCAAAGAGTTAGGATCTCACCACCTATCCTATGAGAATTGAACCAACCCTTTAAAGCATAGCAACAGTTATAGTCAGCCAACAAAGAcgtacaactttttttttttttttccttttgggagTTTCCAGTACAGCTCCGATTTGGGCATTTAATTAATAGATCCCCCACGAACCTCGTTAACTTTGATCATGAAAACTTTGACCAGAAAATGAAGAGAACAAAAAGATAAGATGCTTTTAGACACGAACTTTGACGTAAAAGAGAGAGCCTTTCGTGAGGAGGAAACGCCCACATTCTAACTAGAAAAATCCTTCCTTGGATTGGTGGGAATTTCTAGCACAAGTCAAGCACGGAGTTAATATTAAGGAGCACTTGTACTTGAGTAGTTTGGCCATTATTGCACTTGACCAATATCAAGGGCGACAACAAACGGAACGGGAGGCATATGGAGAAGTGCAGTGCTCGAGTTCACATGATTCAAGTACAAATTTATATTCCGGAGAACAATTGCAATTATCTGAAAGATTTGCATGTCTAATCCTGTTGATTTCCTGTCTTAATAAGCAATCCCAAGGCATAACCAAATAATTGAAGAATTTAAATCCATGTTCTACGAATGTTGCCTTTGAAGACTTGAGTATGAACTCCatataaaataaacattatatGCTAAGTTCTTTCTTTAATGTGTTTATACctttcataatttgaattcaaactctGGTTGCGACCTTTTGGTAGTTCATTTAGAGGAAGGCAGCTGTTGGATGAAAATATGTACTTAATTTGCTGTATGTGTGATCAGTCCGATTGGTGATGTACTTAAAATGATCCAATTTAAACCAAATACAACCCCAGATTATAGTAGGGGATGCACTCTGGATACTGAACCCATGGAATTAGGTGCATGTACATTTGGTTAACACAAGGCTTCAATAGTTTGGTCTCATAAAAAGCATTCAGAAGTCATTCAAATGCTTGTTCTCAATGAGAATGTCCTATAACCAAAAAATGAACGGCTAAAATAAGCGAAACAAGAATTATATAGCTTCAGGTCAGGTCATTTTTCATAGCCAGTCGAATCATGGCCAATTCACATCAAGGATAAGTTATCGCAATCTGTTATGTAAATATACACGTAGAATCTACAACAATTGGGAAAGAGGAAAGGAATTTCTGTCATATTGTcgcttttttttcatcttgaaGATTGATATCAATATGCGGCAGATATATTTTCCGATATCTCAGCTTTAAACAAGTATATATTAGTCGAGAACGTACACGAATTATATTACAGCAGGTTTTCAGCAACATTTCTTGGCCTACATCAAAGATTGACGACTTTGATCATAAATTTTTCACTTGCTCTTGTGACTCAGCCTCCAGCAATCAAGGGAATCAGTTGTGAATCGATTGAAggtatttaaaaaatcattttttttaaaaaaaagctatatatatatatatatatatatatatatgtaacaatttGGAATAACAAATTTAGAATATATTGTGAAATTGCTTCAAAATGATATGTGGCACCTGTGAACCTGACACGGATTCAATTCAGGTCGATTGGGATAACGCTGATACAAGGTGAAGAccacaattttgaaatattaaagAGTTAAGATTACTATTCTATCTCCTTTTTCTCCTCATATTTTTCGCAATATTAAAGAGTTGATGGCTAGAAGGTTGAAACAGGAGAAGTTATTTCTTGTACGATAGTTATGGAAAATACAGAACGAAAGGTGGAGCAGCATATGCAGTTGTCATACAACTATCTTGATATAGAACGAAACATATGCAggtttgtgaaaaaatttataattaaCTGAACATCTTGTTAATATCTGTATTTATTTTACCTAGTTATAACAGGAAGAGAAGGAAAGTAAGTCATTTCTAACTATATTTATTTGGTTGGCCTCTACCACCGTGGATTTTGTTGTATAAAGATCCGCATTTGATTACGAAAGTAACTCAATGGAGTTCAGATCAGTGTCCTGGAACCTCGCCTTGTTTATGCTCATACTCAAATTTACTTCAAACCGGAGCTCAAgcttatatatacacacacacaaaaagatTAACAAAAAGACGGCAAGAAATCCAAGTAGGGAAATGCATTTTGCCTTAGACATTATAGTGGGACGTTATATGTTGATTCGAATGCACCCTGTTATCGTCCTAACATTGTAGATATttgggaagagaaagagagagatcaaagaTCCCTTTCTTCTTGACAAGACTTGATCAGTAGGTCCTCCAGATACTGCTCTCCTAGATCCTCCAATTCTACCAAATCCTtatcctcttctccttcccttccgCCGCTGGTTGTTTTCatcctcctccgcctcctccttAGGGAGTGCTTCTCCTTAAGAGCCATGGCCGGGGAAGACCCATCTTCCCCATATCTCATGTCCCCAAGTGACTCCTTTACATAGTCCACCGGAAAATTGAGCACAGCCGTCGGCCCTCGCATGGCATATGCAGCTTGGTCATAAGCCAGCGCCGCTGCCTCGGCACTGCCAAACGTTCCAAGccacacccgcaccccgcaccgAGTCGAGTCTCGAATCTCAGCTGCAAACTTTCCCCACGGCCGCTTCCGTACTCCTCTGTAGTACCTCTCCGACGAGCTCACCTGTGGCTGGACTGGTCTTCTGTTCATCTCCATGCCAGAACCAGTCTCCCCAGGAACTGAACCTTGAGCTCCTCCATCAGAGTGAAACAACTCGTTTGAACCTTTCTGGTCAATGTGCAGTTCTTCTTTCTCCGTCGACCCCAGGTCCCTGCACCCATGAGATTCCGGCAATGTCCATGAAAATCCAGGTAGAAGGTCCGAATCGATGAACGAAGTATCCATGATGAAATCAGATGTCTCTTGGCTGTACCTCCAGTGAAGTTGGAGGGACGGCCCTCTTAATCGGTTGGTGCTGGACAGGAAAAGATGAGTGAGTGGCAGCTTAAATAAGGAGCTCAATAATTTAGAGTAGAGACGAAAGAATGTCATGAACATGTAAAATGTGAGGGtggtgtgtgtgcgtgtgcgcgtgagagagagagagagagagagagagagagagagagagagagagagagagagagagagaaagagagagagggctaGAGAGAGGAAGTTACGTGCATGAGTTAGGTCAATGGAGCAATCAATAGGGGTAATGCTGGAAAATGAAGTGATCAACTTGTGATTTTACTTGGGCTTGGCTAGTGAGAAAgtttaagaattaaaaaaattattcctAAAAAAGATAATAAACTGTTgccaaaagcaacaaaaattatTGTTAATCTACTGGTTTTTTGAGCTAATTGAGCTAAGCTCATGTTTTCACTAAGGGCTCGTTTGATGCAGAGAAAAAATCATGTGCATCGGTTGAAAGTAGTACGGGGAGGGAAAGTTCACCCACCACTTTTCGTGTGCATCAAACGCTGTGTTTTTTTCCCTGAAAAAATTGTACGAATGCCGACACTTTAACCCGCAAAAAATCCCGACCTCTCAGGCCGGACTTTTTTGCGCAGATTTTTTTGAGAGCCGTTGGGGCTCTCAAGTTTTCTCTCTATgcttcttcccctctctctctctctctcctttctctcctctctcgttGGCTCTTCTTTGTCgctttctccttcctctcctctctcgctgcctctccTCCGTCGCAGATGTTCCTTTTTTCGGTCTAGTGTATTTTCTGTTCTCTGATGTTAGATCTTTCATTCTTTACTTGTTAGTTCGCTGTTTTTGCTGCTTTGCTGCATATGTTTTCCTGTTATTATAGATATATGATTGTTATTATAGATATGTGACTGTATGTTGTATATGTGATTACAATGAACCTGTGGATGCAATTGTGTCCTGATAGTAGATGT
Protein-coding regions in this window:
- the LOC116252752 gene encoding ethylene-response factor C3-like — protein: MDTSFIDSDLLPGFSWTLPESHGCRDLGSTEKEELHIDQKGSNELFHSDGGAQGSVPGETGSGMEMNRRPVQPQVSSSERYYRGVRKRPWGKFAAEIRDSTRCGVRVWLGTFGSAEAAALAYDQAAYAMRGPTAVLNFPVDYVKESLGDMRYGEDGSSPAMALKEKHSLRRRRRRMKTTSGGREGEEDKDLVELEDLGEQYLEDLLIKSCQEERDL